Proteins from a single region of Terriglobales bacterium:
- a CDS encoding alpha-L-fucosidase, producing MTSLRRLALLLTSVALFLPTLSAAQTAHSNYQPSAENLKARRQFQDDKFGMFIHWGVYSVLGDGEWVFHNRKLTVHEYDRLPAFFDPEKFDARAWVALAKSAGMKYITITSRHHDGFAMFDSKVSDWNIVKRTPYGKDPLKMLADECHREGIKLFFYYSQLDWHNPDYYPRGRTAIDWDNGRPNHGDWNAYINDYMDGQLRELLTNYGPIGGIWFDGMWDKPDADWQLEKTYALIHQLQPAALIIPNHHEAPKPGEDVQTFERDLPGRNTAGFNTTVVDTALPLESSNTLNNSWGFNIGDSKYKSPETVEEMLVRAAGNNSNLLLNIGPMPNGEIQQEFVDRLHAVGEWLTRYGDSIYGTRGGPIAPADWGVTTQKADKIFVHVLNWNAPLLALPPIPGTISSAQLLVNGMRVPFTQRDNGIVLNLPAATKDEVDRVVVLVISGAHN from the coding sequence TTTTTGCCCACTCTGTCGGCTGCGCAGACGGCTCATAGCAACTACCAACCCTCTGCTGAAAATCTCAAAGCTCGCCGGCAATTCCAGGACGACAAGTTTGGAATGTTCATCCATTGGGGCGTATACAGCGTGCTCGGCGATGGCGAATGGGTCTTTCATAACCGCAAGCTCACCGTCCACGAGTACGATCGGCTGCCTGCGTTCTTCGATCCGGAGAAGTTCGACGCCAGGGCCTGGGTTGCGCTGGCGAAGTCGGCAGGAATGAAGTACATCACCATCACTTCGCGCCATCACGACGGTTTCGCGATGTTCGATTCCAAAGTTTCAGATTGGAACATCGTAAAGCGCACGCCTTACGGCAAAGACCCACTCAAGATGCTGGCCGACGAATGTCATCGCGAGGGCATCAAGCTGTTCTTCTATTACTCGCAACTGGACTGGCACAATCCCGATTATTATCCGCGTGGGAGAACGGCGATCGATTGGGACAACGGTCGTCCGAATCACGGCGATTGGAACGCGTACATCAACGATTACATGGACGGCCAGCTTCGTGAGCTGCTCACCAACTATGGACCAATCGGCGGCATCTGGTTCGACGGCATGTGGGACAAGCCCGATGCCGACTGGCAACTCGAAAAGACGTACGCGCTCATTCATCAGCTTCAACCCGCGGCGCTCATCATCCCCAATCACCATGAGGCGCCGAAGCCCGGTGAAGATGTTCAGACCTTCGAGCGCGATCTTCCCGGCAGAAATACTGCGGGATTCAACACCACGGTAGTAGACACGGCGTTGCCCCTCGAGAGCAGTAACACTTTGAACAACTCATGGGGATTCAATATCGGCGACAGCAAATACAAAAGCCCAGAGACCGTGGAAGAAATGCTGGTGCGCGCAGCGGGCAACAACTCCAATTTGCTGCTCAACATCGGTCCAATGCCGAATGGCGAGATCCAGCAGGAGTTTGTTGATCGTTTACATGCGGTAGGCGAATGGCTTACGCGTTACGGCGATTCGATCTACGGCACACGCGGTGGTCCGATCGCGCCGGCAGACTGGGGCGTTACCACGCAGAAGGCTGACAAGATCTTCGTCCACGTGCTCAATTGGAATGCTCCGCTTCTGGCATTGCCGCCCATTCCGGGAACCATCAGCAGCGCTCAACTTCTTGTAAATGGCATGCGCGTGCCCTTTACTCAGCGTGACAACGGAATCGTTCTGAATCTACCTGCTGCGACGAAGGACGAAGTAGATCGTGTGGTGGTGCTGGTAATCTCTGGCGCACACAATTAG